The DNA segment CCATAACTCTCACCACAGACTGATGAGAAGCGCGACCATCTGCAGCAATAACAAGTGGTCGAGTACGATCACCGTGACTTGCGGTATCAATTGCTGTACGCAGCTCATCTTCGCTATCTGTGACTAATGGCTTCCCGTTTACAGTATAAGCACCTTTTGCATCAACACCCACTTCAATTTTCTGAGGGCGTTTTACTTCAGGCACACCTGTGGCCTGAGGCAGTACGAGATTCAAACGACTATATTTATTAAAACTTGTCGAAACCAATAAAAAAACAACGAGAAACAACAAGCAATCAATCATAGGCGTTAAATTAATCGAGATTTCCTCAACCTGAGGTTTCCGGAATTTCATGATTGACTCTGTTTCACAGCTGTAGGTGTTGGTGCAATTTTTTGAGCAAATACCGATCCAGCAGTATCCGCAGAATGAGGATGCGAGGGAGCGTGATGAATGTTCTCAGTAGGCAACGACACAACAGCAATACTCGCTTGCTGAGGAACCCCATGAATAAGATGGAGCAAAATACCCGACTGCTCTTCCATTTCCACGGCAAGATCTGCAACTTTTCGTTGATAGTAACGATAAGCAATCAAGG comes from the Aquirhabdus parva genome and includes:
- a CDS encoding ExbD/TolR family protein, which encodes MKFRKPQVEEISINLTPMIDCLLFLVVFLLVSTSFNKYSRLNLVLPQATGVPEVKRPQKIEVGVDAKGAYTVNGKPLVTDSEDELRTAIDTASHGDRTRPLVIAADGRASHQSVVRVMDVSGKLGFVNLNISTRIPMGSK